In Terriglobia bacterium, a genomic segment contains:
- a CDS encoding DUF4097 domain-containing protein, whose protein sequence is MPTPATCWAIFWVTAKRSAFWATAKRSTLFLGAAAVLLPLSSAQAAGQHIEKHFTVSTHPVLTIQNATNGRIEVKSWKNPEVVIAGNRASAKVAVEMEQAANRIGLSTTILDKSAKPAEVETTFDITVPEESELQIHTTSMGTIYVEQVYGDMTLESVAGDVHLKEVSGYIIVKTVSGSLQCMQCAGKLNFASISGSAQFLQPQLNNLNVSTTSGNILYDGDFLRDGIYTMKSGMGLVEVRFSGSDSFDLKAQTTSGTVDNQAQDFLKPDSHGLKHLSSKFAKSLAGSVNAGLAQVNLSSFSGTIRIRKRD, encoded by the coding sequence ATGCCGACACCTGCGACCTGCTGGGCGATCTTCTGGGTGACCGCGAAGCGGTCAGCTTTCTGGGCGACCGCGAAGCGGTCAACTCTTTTTCTGGGAGCTGCGGCTGTTCTTTTGCCCCTCTCCTCCGCGCAGGCCGCCGGCCAGCACATCGAAAAGCATTTCACGGTGAGCACCCACCCCGTCCTCACCATCCAGAACGCCACTAACGGCCGCATCGAAGTAAAGTCCTGGAAGAATCCCGAAGTGGTCATCGCCGGCAACCGGGCTTCCGCCAAAGTCGCCGTGGAGATGGAGCAGGCGGCTAACCGCATCGGCCTCTCCACCACCATTCTCGACAAGAGCGCCAAGCCCGCCGAGGTCGAAACCACCTTCGACATCACCGTTCCCGAAGAGAGCGAGCTGCAGATTCACACCACCAGCATGGGCACTATCTACGTCGAGCAGGTCTATGGCGACATGACCCTGGAATCCGTCGCCGGCGATGTGCACCTCAAGGAAGTCTCCGGCTACATCATCGTAAAGACCGTCAGCGGATCGCTGCAGTGCATGCAATGCGCCGGCAAGCTCAACTTCGCCTCGATCAGCGGCAGCGCGCAGTTCCTGCAGCCGCAGCTCAACAATCTCAACGTCTCCACGACCTCCGGCAACATTCTCTACGACGGCGATTTTCTGCGCGACGGCATCTACACCATGAAGAGCGGCATGGGCCTGGTCGAGGTGCGCTTCTCCGGCAGCGATTCTTTCGACCTCAAGGCCCAGACTACCAGCGGCACCGTGGACAATCAGGCCCAAGACTTCCTCAAGCCCGATTCCCACGGCCTGAAGCACCTTTCCTCGAAGTTTGCCAAGAGCCTCGCTGGCAGCGTCAACGCCGGCCTCGCCCAGGTCAACCTCTCCTCGTTCAGTGGTACAATCCGCATCCGAAAGCGCGATTGA
- a CDS encoding sigma-70 family RNA polymerase sigma factor, with amino-acid sequence MAWTGCAAIGPLARPRPTEPSTLTEAEAIRLAQRGDAAAFEFLYRLHTRRVYALCLRMVNNPSDAEDLAQEAFLQLFRKIATFRGESAFSTWLHRMTVNVVLMRLRKKALPSTSLEEATEPDEESGGPRKDFGAPDLKLNGAVDRVNLERSIEKLPPGYRTVFVLHDIQGYEHNEIADIMGCSVGNSKSQLHKARTRMRELLQEELRDQARQVRQEEQAAKSPTGRDV; translated from the coding sequence ATCGCATGGACTGGATGCGCCGCGATTGGACCGTTGGCCCGACCTAGACCAACTGAGCCCAGCACGCTTACCGAGGCGGAAGCCATTCGCCTGGCGCAGCGCGGCGATGCAGCGGCCTTTGAGTTTCTCTACCGGCTGCACACTCGCCGTGTCTACGCTTTGTGTCTGCGCATGGTCAACAATCCGTCCGACGCGGAAGACCTGGCCCAGGAGGCCTTCTTGCAGCTGTTTCGCAAGATCGCCACGTTCCGAGGCGAGTCGGCGTTTTCCACGTGGCTGCACCGCATGACCGTCAATGTCGTCCTCATGCGGCTGCGCAAGAAAGCTCTTCCTTCGACTTCCCTGGAAGAAGCCACGGAGCCGGATGAAGAGAGCGGCGGGCCGCGCAAAGACTTCGGCGCGCCGGACTTAAAACTGAACGGGGCGGTCGACCGCGTCAATCTCGAGCGCTCCATCGAAAAGCTGCCCCCGGGGTACCGCACAGTGTTCGTGCTCCACGATATCCAGGGTTACGAGCACAACGAGATCGCGGACATCATGGGCTGTTCGGTAGGCAATTCGAAGTCACAGCTGCACAAGGCGCGGACGCGCATGCGCGAACTCCTGCAGGAGGAGCTGCGGGATCAGGCGCGCCAGGTCCGCCAGGAAGAACAGGCGGCCAAGTCCCCCACCGGACGGGACGTCTGA